A genomic stretch from Aedes albopictus strain Foshan chromosome 2, AalbF5, whole genome shotgun sequence includes:
- the LOC134288236 gene encoding uncharacterized protein LOC134288236: MKLVYDSYADSTLSPLDIINSFANARSMTGVQNTVINFDMLEYMNKATRFEYLDELRSKLEGNISFSRDGYKQVEFVSFDFPSDSAIQNAVNDGKIEAQKLLEKVGLDYEEEDFHCALSSATKSSILPLTEINVAENDGELDLELDVEESGEKSLRPTNIDNSVEGADIIFEASALLSTLGADICKISKSIGDATEQKVPKGFFKIATSSGK; encoded by the exons ATGAAGCTTGTATATGATTCATATGCGGACTCTACATTGTCGCCGTTGGATATAATCAATTCGTTTGCAAATGCACGATCTATGACAGGTGTACAAAACACTGTTATTAATTTCGATATGCTGGAGTACATGAATAAGGCAACACGATTCGAGTATTTGGATGAACTACGTAGCAAACTAGAAGGAAACATTTCCTTTTCGAGGGATGGTTACAAGCAGGTTGAATTCGTATCATTTGATTTTCCATCCGATAGTGCAATCCAAAATGCTGTTAATGATGGCAAAATCGAAGCACAAAAATTGCTCGAGAAAGTTGGACTAGATTACGAGGAAGAGGATTTTCATTGTGCTCTAAGCTCTGCAACAAAAAGCAGTATTCTTCCACTAACCGAAATCAATGTGGCTGAAAACGATGGTGAACTAGATCTGGAACTCGATGTAGAAGAATCCGGGGAGAAATCATTACGGCCCACAAATATCGACAACTCCGTAGAAGGCGCGGATATTATTTTCGAAGCTAGTGCTCTTTTGAGTACGCTGGGAGCAGATATCTGCAAGATTTCAAAATCAATTG gtGACGCTACGGAACAGAAGGTACCAAAAGGATTTTTCAAGATCGCCACATCTTCTGGCAAATAA